One Argentina anserina chromosome 6, drPotAnse1.1, whole genome shotgun sequence genomic window, GTTTATTATAAGCCTCAAACAAAGCCTGAGCCGGGTATCAGTCTTTAGTTCTTATCGcaattttctgtttgtttgcAGGGATATCTGGATCCTGAATACTACATGACTCAACAGTTAACTGAGAAGAGCGATGTGTACAGTTTTGGAGTGGTTATGCTTGAGTTGATAACTGCAAAGCAACCAATTGACAAGGGAAAATACATTGTCCGCGAGGTGCGCATGGCAATGAACCAGGATGATAAAGAGCACTATGGGTTGAGGGATTTAATAGACCGAAACATTAGAAACTCAGGACCACTTATAGGGTTTGCGAGGTTCTTGGAGTTGGCCATGCAATGCGTTGAAGAATCAGCTGCAGATCGTCCATCAATGAGTGATCTTGTGAAGGCTGTTGAAACCATTCTACAGAATGATGGAATGAATACAAACTCCACATCAGCCTCTTCATCTGCCACAGATTTTAATACTTCAAAAGGTGCTAAACATCCATACAACGACGGTTTGGCGAAGAAGGATATGAGGGACAGCACTGGTGCCTTTGAATACAGTGGTGGATACACTGTTTCTGCCAAAATCGAACCAAAATAGCAATCAGTGCAGCACAGTTCCTGATCAGTTCatctcttctccttctgtATCCACATACATATTTTTTGATGTTTTCTGTATCCTATAGATACTagggaaatatatatatatagcctctACTTCTCAAGTGTCAAATAGATTTGTGATTCTCATACCTGTGCAATGTGTCAGAGTTGCCTCAACAAATTTTGGCAAGTCCTGAGAGATGGCATCACATTTTTACAATGAGTTTCTCACTTCCACTAGCTACTTTCCAGAACAGagtttccttttgtttctccATTGAGACTTTGAGTGCTGTTAGCCCCTGAAGGAAGAAAAGCCAAATGCCGTTGCCCATACTTTATGGgattagaaagaaaaagagcagCATTGCCCCTTTCTGGAAAGGTCATTGTGAGCCATTAATTTAATGCATCTCAAATTCACCAGGCCATATTCACCCATTACATTCTTTTTTGGATAATAAATGATTGACAATTGGATTGGAGTATGTCTTCCGTATTATTGACTTACAAAGTTTAGTAAATAATGGCTCATATTTTAGCGTATTCAACAATGAGTACCATTAGTAACCTTTATCTGTTCGGAAGTAACCTTTgatccagaaaaaaaaacaatgagtACCATTAgtgaatttttaaaattataaaatagtattATTTCCTataataaattagaaaaagatcatcacttattatttaattataaaaatgtctcACTTTATTTTCCAGACTGTTTTACCATTTCTTctttatcatcatcatcttcttctaatTCTAGTCATAACTTTATAGTTTGATGATGGATTTGAGCGTGGTTGGTATCGTTAGAAAGATCTATTTCCCCTCTTCCATTTGATATCATACCCATACAAGGCGCAACAACCTTCGCAACGGGCTGTCATCGTCCATGGTGGTGCTCCAAGCAATTATCGATGAAACCGAAGCTTAAGACTCCCTAATTCTTGTTATTCttttcattctgagcatactcaTACTAATATCATTTGagttttaacataattttgcttatttagacattttctcTCAGCATGTCACACTCGTTGTCACACTCATTGTTACCCCCGCTATCACACCATATGTCATGTCCCCTATcagctgtcacactacctattacacccTATGTCACACcccatgtcacactacatgtcacacccgATGTCACACCCCCTGTCAcacatgtcacactacatatcacaccccttgtcacacccactgtcacacctgtcacactcactgtcacacTTGTTGTCAcccatgtcacactacatatcacacGTGCTGTCACCTCTGTCACATTACTTATCACACCCACTGACACACTTTTTGTCACACCCCTATCacccatgtcacactacctattacaccttctgtcacactacttgtaaCACTCGTTGTCACACCTCATGTCACATCTCCTGTCAccccatgtcacactacctttCACACCTTCTGTCACACTGATGTGTCTTAAAATGTTACTCGCAAGCGCACGAATCTATTGTAGCACAGATATGCAAGAGCAAGGACGAACCCACATGGAATGTATGATATTAGGAAAAAGCTAatcaaatctaaattaatttaacACTAACCTAGTTGAATAAAATTTGGTTATGAAGTAGCTAAAATAAAGACAAAATAAAGAGATAATGATTACCTTGATGACGCAGTAACTAATGTATCGAATTTCACCACATTAATCAATAAGTCTCGATATGTTATCTACTAATTCCCAAATAGGAGTAGCAATCTATAAATCAATCTAATGTTTTCTCAAGATTTATCAATGAAGCACACATGAATAAATTCTATTATAGACTCTTCTTCGCTTCTTAATTATGAACGCCAAAGCATCACTTGTACATAAACTTATTGAAACTACAAAAGATCAAAATGTTGCTAAGCATCAGATGTGAAACAAACTCATTTGAATAACAAGAGATCAAACGATTTCATATTAACATGGTACAAAATCAAGCATGGATTAATAAAAGTGACTTCTGAACTACCAAAAATGCATGACATTAGAGGTGAAATGAAcaaatattttattaataCATATTAAAGCAAGAATCATAGGCATGGAATATGTGATTAGGGATTTAAATAGATAATTGAATAAAACTTATTTCATAATATGGTTTCATCCTTAACTTTAGTTAAGGAAATTTAACAATACATAATACAAACTAAAAACATGCTCAAAACTATAAAATGCAACATAGGAAATAGCTAAGGAAATGGAAGAACAAAGAGCAACAATGTGTCTCTCAAATCTCCTCACTCTCCTCTTCCTTATTCTCATGAAACAACATCTATTTATAGGGAAACAAAGATCTTCACTCTAGCTTCTATCTCCATGTGAATATGACTTTCCCTCTTTCAAAATTCTCAAGCTTGATGGCAATAAGTCTTCACTCATAAATGATTCCATACATCACTCATCTCCTCATCAAATTCCATTtgccctctctctctcaatttccATGTGGAAAAAATGAATGCTAAGAACACAATCTTTGAAAGAGTGAAAAGTTAATTCATTCTTTCAAGCAAGCTTGCTTCTAGCCACCTTATTTCACGGGAAAATTTCTCATGCATCTTTCATGATCTATCTAgcttccatttttatgtatgTATCTATGATTTAAACAAGCAAAAGTAAATTCAACAATTGATGGCTAAGGTAATATTTTCAATACAACACACTTAATGCAATGAGAATGCATTCCATCAATTGTAGGCTACACATGTTATGAGAACAAGAAGAATGTGGTGAACTTATTTGCTTattaaaatggaaaaatacTCATGTTAAATCAAGGACTCAATTGACCATATGAAAATAGATAAATCGCTTCAATATCTTTAACATTTTATTAATGTAAGACAAATACTTATAAGGACACAATATCAAACTAAATGActcaaattaataaaaataagtcaccaacaaatataaataaggGAGAATAATATGATATATAATGTGCTCATCACACACCctatgtcacactacatgtaaCACACGCTGTCACATCCCATATTACACCCGATGTCGCACTGTCACACCCCCTGTCACAATCTCTGTCGCACTACCTCACACCGGCTATCACAACCCTTGTCACAacttctgtcacactacctatcacacccgttgtcacactacctgtcacactacctatcacacccgctatcacacccaagaagaataagaaactGCTCTAAGCACCCCTCATCACCATTTTCTCTGATTTAGGCATTTCCGGCAAGCCTTTCTTCAACATCAGCCCTTGTCTTTCCATCAACCTCCTCTTTCCGtcgacatcatcatcatcatcgtgGTCACCCAACAAATTGATCAGTGCacccatcatcatcatcatgtcaAATACCCAATCTCTTTGGTTGGTGTTGCAGATGTTCTTGTGTCTGGCGACGACCATGGCAAAGATGACAACGTCGACCATGGCGGAAGATGGAGCAGCAAATCTCGGAATTGTGTGGCGGAGGGAGGCAACAACGTTAACGATGGAGATGGTGGTGTCGGTGAAGCTAACCTGGAAGAGAATGGAGCTAAGAGAGGAGAAGAGGGCGGTGAAGCTGCCGGCGATGGGGAGTTCAGAAGAGCTCGATCTAATTTAGATCGAGTCGGAGATTGGGATTTTGGAGAGCTCATCCCCTTGTTGTCGATGGAGTCGTGTTACCGTCTTGGCCTCGGTGGCATCGTCAGTGTCTACATCGCGATGGTGTTGTGATTTGTAATCGTTGCataccttcttcttttttgttgaAATAATGATTTTTAGTAAATATCACAGGTTGTAAATATCTTCAAGATTATGTGCAACGCTTTAAGGGTGTTTTTAAGATGACTTTTTTAGAATTTTtgaatcttgtttgatttttttaattacatgtgttaaatgtgtttttttaatataaaaagtcatttaaaaaaattatttgttcAGAAGAGACAATACAGTAACACCTTTGCATTTTTCCCTcctaatttcatttttcttgcACAATAATTGCTTGCTCATCTCATTAATATATGGTAGGCAACCTCCCACTACATATATAAAGTTTTAATGATGGAAGACCATCTCATTTTTTTGTCATAAATAGactatgaagcacggacacaTGCTATGGAcaccgtattgcgtgtccgacacagATACAGACACGTTCGGACACGCGAGTATTTGAATCGAAAACGCGAGTATCCGaatcggacacgcggacacacaccaactcataataaaagtgaaagtgtttatggtgagattcgaaccttggtcatctaaggcactcaacaactcctcaactattccaacagattcagtttttattatatttatgattttatgcacactttaatatatatatatatatatatatatatatatataaagagagaaactcgtgataaaaataagaatgtttgtggtgagattcgaaccttAGTTATCTAAGGTACTTATCAAATCCTTagtcattctaacaagttatgttttcatcattttaatgtacactttgagtctttgacatatatatacatttaaaattttaaatactttcaaatttataaattaattaatatttaattaacatgtccaccacgtgtccgtatcaaaaaaaaattaatatataccgTGTTTACGTATCAAATCGTGTCTAAAACGGACACTTGTGtacgtgtccgtgctacttaatAAATATAAGACCATGTCTTATTTAATAGAAAAAGTCAAAAACAGAATGATAGAGACTGGTTTATCAAAGAGTGCCATGACACCAAAACTTGAGAATCTGCTCCAAAAGTAAACACCTGAAAGAACCCTAAACAGGAAAGCAATTTAGAGTTATTaccaaaaatattaaaaaaaaaaaaaaagaagaagaaaaaaccaaaaaaaggtCTGAGCCCAAGTCACTAGTGAACAACCTCAACATGTGAAGTGGATCtgacttaaaaataaaaaagataattaatttttttaaataatttaaaaaatttaaaagaagagtggcaataataattactgaccTTTTAACCAGAGAAGAGGGTAAGAATAAAAAGAGTATGAAGCTCTTTCCGCAGAATCTCTCTCACAGTTTTTGGTGTCAAATTAGGGAATGCCGTACACAGCCCAGgcttgatttgatttgaatcccagtcactctctctctctttctcattctttctctacAGAGCTGCCATAACCGCACTGCAAGCATCTGAACCATACGCGCCGCGGAACAACCGCACCTTTTTGGCTTTTCCAGCGCTTCGGTTTTCGAGTTTGCCGCATTCCGAAAccagacgaagaagaagaagaagctaggaggaggaggaatttAAGAATCGTCGTCGCCGTGGATGGTGGAATGAAATCGGATTAGGCGACGGCGGCGGGAGAGAGAGATGGCGTACGCCGGAAAGAAGAGATGGAAAGGATTGGTGGTTGGAGTTTTAGGCCTCGTGATACTATCTATGCTCGTTCctcttctcttccttctcGGAATTCATAATGGCTTTCAAGGTCAGTAGAGAGCCACACACACTCTACACTCAGATCTGTTTGTTTCAGATCTGATTTGAAATCGAATTTGTGACTCTAGTTTCTGGATGCTTCTGGATCTCTCTGTGCGTTTAACCTTTTGCGTTTTCGTGTTTGCATTGTGCAGGTTATGGTTCGGAGCAGCCGAATTCGCCTACTGTAAGCTTCTGCTTTGTTCTTTTTGGTTAGGATTTGATTTTCGATTGCCGCATTGTTGGTGTTGATCTTAGTCATTGTGTTTTTGTGATTTCAGCATACCACACCGATCATCATCAAAGAAAATGAGGAACAAGAGGTGTGTTTTCGATCAATTTACGTAGGGATTTAGTGAggcgcacacacacacacattgcTTGTAAGGATTTTGTATTGGGGACTAAAGATTGTTGATTTCTTGCAGGAGGATCATGTAAAGCATGTAGAGAATTTTGTGAAACATTTTACTCCGCCAATTTTTAAGGTTCGTTTCCGTATTGATGTTATGGTTGTATGCTTGCCTTCATTCTTGGTGACTTGGTCCTGCTATTCGGCTAGTTTAAGGATCACAATGCTCCAACTATAGGAAATAAGCTTGTAGTTGAGTCATCAGGTGACTGATATGTGTATCTTCACAGTGATAAGCTCTACCCTGGTCTTTGAGACAGTATAGTCCTTGAGGTATAAACCATGGCATATTACAACTATAGTGCAAACTGAGCTCTGATACATACAGTGAAACTCTACCCTAGTCTTTGAGGTAGTTTAGTCCTCGAGTTGTAAACCATGGCACATTACAATTATTGTACAAACTTGGCTCTGATGCATCTGCTTGTGTGactataaatttataaattggTAACAGATTCTATAAAATTGGTATGTTTACATTTGGCGTTCTAAACTTTTAGGTATTGGTGTGTAATGGAATTAATTAACCCCGGTTGCTGGGTCTAGTGACCTCTCATCCCTACTCTATGCTGGAGGTTAAGTGTCAAGGTTCAATTCAAGATGATGTATGAATTCTGCTCCTGTGATTTTGTTGCCGAATTGCACTCGTGTCATTTTTCTAGTGAATAAAAAAGCGATATAGGATTGTTGGACATAGTGTAAACAATATATGAATGCCACCTAATTCTAACAGATCTACTTCACATGACTTTAAGGAAATTATAATGTTTCTAGGAAATTTAAATGGTACAATGTCGCATGTTATGCTATACGGAGATATGCGGCCGTGATGTACACAAAATGCATGAAGATTACCAGTATATGTTGTGCATCATAATGCATGAAGATTCATTATCTCAATTACAGCatgattcatatgacctgattgttattttttctttttattcctTTTTACCAGGATATACTAAAGAATATCACACACAAAGCTGAAAATacaaccaaaaatcaggtcccgCTGCAAAAGAAACCAGAAGGTCTGTTATATCTCAATATTGTACACTTGTCTCTTTGATTGTCACTTGATAGATATTaacttatattttattttaatagttaCAGAGATTCAAGCTCCGCCTCGGGACGTTCCACTATCCCTGTCTATAAAAAATGTACAAATGAACATATTGCTCTGTCTGTCtgtctctctctatatatatatatatttgtgtgtgtgtgcgtgtgtgtgtgtgtgtttcttttttgggGTAATCACATTTGCTTTGACTAAtctgaatttgtttttttacagAACTCCAAGGTTGAAAAGGTGGAAATGATTGATTATGCCAAAGGTGGTATTGATGAAAGTGGGAAAATATGTCAAGTGAAATTTGGGAGTTACTGTCTTTGGCGTCAAGAACATAAAGAAGACATGAAGGATTCAATGGTGAAGAAGCTGAAGGATTCACTATTTGTGGCAAGAGCATATTTTCCTACTATTGCAAAACTTCCATCCCAACGCAAGTTTTCTAGTGAAATGAAACAAAACATTCAAGAGCTGGAGAAAGTTCTTAGTGAAAGTACTACAGATGCTGATCTTCCATCACAGTAAGTCATggaaaattttatatatttcccCACTCACTGTTCATCGTCAATGACAGTCATGTAATGATTCTTACTGTTAAACATATGGCTGTCGCAATCGATGTTTTAGAATGCCAAATATTCTTATTTTCCCACTGTTCTTCATCAATGAGAATTATAAAATGACTCCTACTGTTACACATCTATGGCTGTCAAATTGATGTATTAAAATCTACTATCAGAGTTCGCATGTTGCATCCATCTGGTATTGATAGTGCTCACATTTCACTAAGTTATTCTTTGTTGGTGCTTAGTCATGCTGTTTTTGATATTTCTTCTGATTTTGGGTATTGCTAATGTCTCAGACTGCCCAACAAACTAAGcacaattccaattgttttgTCAGGATTGGGAAGAAGCTTGAGAGGATGCAAGCTGTAATAGCGAAAGCCAAAACCTTTCCTGTGGAATGCCATAATGTTGATAAGAAGCTGGGACAAATATTTGATATGACTGCAGATGAAGCTAACTTCCACATGAAACAAAGTGTCTTTCTCTACCAACTTGCAGTCCAGACTATGCCAAAGAGTCTCCACTGCTTGTCTATGAGACTGACTGTGGAATTTTTCAGAGATCCTGTTTACAATACAGAGTCTCTGGCGAGCAAGTACAATGATCCTGCATTGCGGCACTATGTCATATTCTCCACCAATGTACTTGCATCATCAGTTGTAATCAACTCAACTGTAGTGCATGCAAAAGTATGAATCTGGCCTCTTCCATGTGTATCCAACTGTAATTGCTATCTTTCTTGGTGATAAATACTAAATAACTAATTTGCAATGTTTCAGGAAAGTGGGAAACTGGTTTTTCATGTGCTGACGAATCAAGAGAATTATTTTGCGTTGAAACTATGGTTCTTTAGAAATACTTATAAAGAAGCCATTGTTCAGGTGTTAAACCTGGAGGACCTAGACAACCGCAAATTATACTTGTCATTGCCTGTGGAATTCCGTGTTTCCTTGGGCATTGGTACAGAAGCTAGAACGGAATACTTGTCTATTTTTTCTCATTCACACTATCTTCTTCCCGAGATATTCCAGAATTTGGAGAAAGTTGTGGTTTTGGATGAAGATGTTGTTGTACAGCAGGACTTGTCTGCACTTTGGACCATTAACATGGGAGGAAAAGTTAACGCTGCTGTACAGTTCTGCTCAGTGAAGTTGAGTAATCTTCTGAAGAGCTCTGTTGGTGAGAACAGTTTCGATAAAACCTCATGTGCTTGGATGTCTggattgaatgtcattgatcTGGTTAAGTGGAGAGAACTTGATCTCACTGAAACTTACCGAAAGTTTGTAAATGAGGTGAGTATCATTCAGCTTGTCCTAATATCTATGATCAGTGCAACTATTGTTTAAGCTACCTGTGGTTTTGTTGATTCTTTATAGCAAACATTTCCCATTTTCGTTTTTAAATGTGTGCTTATGTCTAGCGTATTATTCATGTCCCACTTAGAATATCTGATTTATTTGCTTCCCCGTCTTAATGACAGGCGAGCACCCAAGAGGTGCAAAATGAAGCTGCTGCGTTGCAAGCAAGCTTGCTAACCTTTAAGGACTTGATTTATCCTCTCGATGGTGTGTGGGCTCTCTCTGGACTGGGAAATGACTATAATATTGATATTGCTGCAGTAACAAAAGCTGCAGTGCTGCACTACAATGGAAAGATGAAACCTTGGCTTGATTTAGGAATCCCAAAATATAAGGTTTTCTGGAAGAGATATCTGAACCGAGAAGATCAGTTTTTAACCGACTGCAACGTGAATTCATAGTGAGCTGATTGCCCTTGTTTTACAGCTAGAGGTTCTCCAAGACATGGGGATTGAGAAGCACTAACCAGTCTATCTATTCTATGGGTGCCGAAATTTTTTATCAGGCTTCCAAAGCATATTTGATTCTGTGGAAGCCATAGCCGCGCTGAGTTTCAAACACAGTTGTAATTTTTTGGTAAATAAAAGACCTTAAAATTTATTCTTTCTGGAAGAGCAGATGGATGGAGCTCCCAGATGACAACATAAGCTTCGAGTTACCATTGGGGGATGGAAGGTGATGCTCCTAGGGAGTGGTTTGAAGAAAATTATTGCTTAGTGGAAAAGCTGTGCAGCAAATAATTTTGTACACACTGCAAGGATGCATTGTTTGTTTGTCAAAAAATGTGATTCAATTACCATTCGTGATATAAACAACTGTTTGCTGAGAAACCAAGTAGTCGTTAGCTTTATGCCCTTCACAGGAATCATTCTTCCTATGACTTTTCAggttgtattttatttttgagcttttgtttatgttattgttaggtgatttcaaatccctgttcttttttattttccaaatatATCCTGCATCAGTTCTGTGAAACAGAtcaattcaatttaaattGGGCATTCTCAAATTCCTCTCTTTCACTCTAATTAGTTACGACTTACAACTATGCTGAAGTCCCATCAATACAGCCATAGAATCCTTCAACCTCTTCAAGGCTATGGCAATTGGCAAGGTATGTACCCCTTTTTCAACCAACTTTTTCGCCTGGATACATCAATTTGACggttaatattattttattaacggcgtcagaaaaataatattaattgtAAGCTGGATGTATAGCGATGTAGATTATCCACCTTAATAAGGCTGGTTTTGTGAACGAGTTGATTGCCTTTTTTTGACTTCCGACCCTTGCTCTGGTCTTGCTActgcttttattttttacccTTGCTTCTGTCGTGCTACCGGTGCTAGTGCTTTTATTTAGCTCTTCGTTTAACGCCTAACTAATCCTTATCAGGCAAAAATTTCTTCCACAAACTTCCTGATAGATGGATTTCAACTAAACAAAAATTATAACCGGGCAACGGATTACGGATAATACATTCAAAAACAAGCTCAGTAGTGAAGGTTGGGGTTGGTAGTAGCATGATAAGGTGGTCTCCAAGCCGAAGCAGTGAGCAAACAGAGGTCTTTCCATCCA contains:
- the LOC126798166 gene encoding probable galacturonosyltransferase 7 encodes the protein MAYAGKKRWKGLVVGVLGLVILSMLVPLLFLLGIHNGFQGYGSEQPNSPTHTTPIIIKENEEQEEDHVKHVENFVKHFTPPIFKDILKNITHKAENTTKNQVPLQKKPEVTEIQAPPRDVPLSLSIKNNSKVEKVEMIDYAKGGIDESGKICQVKFGSYCLWRQEHKEDMKDSMVKKLKDSLFVARAYFPTIAKLPSQRKFSSEMKQNIQELEKVLSESTTDADLPSQIGKKLERMQAVIAKAKTFPVECHNVDKKLGQIFDMTADEANFHMKQSVFLYQLAVQTMPKSLHCLSMRLTVEFFRDPVYNTESLASKYNDPALRHYVIFSTNVLASSVVINSTVVHAKESGKLVFHVLTNQENYFALKLWFFRNTYKEAIVQVLNLEDLDNRKLYLSLPVEFRVSLGIGTEARTEYLSIFSHSHYLLPEIFQNLEKVVVLDEDVVVQQDLSALWTINMGGKVNAAVQFCSVKLSNLLKSSVGENSFDKTSCAWMSGLNVIDLVKWRELDLTETYRKFVNEASTQEVQNEAAALQASLLTFKDLIYPLDGVWALSGLGNDYNIDIAAVTKAAVLHYNGKMKPWLDLGIPKYKVFWKRYLNREDQFLTDCNVNS